GGCTGGCAACGAGGATTCCCGCCAGGCCATTTCCCCTCCCTGCTTCCCCCGCCAGATTTGTGCCGATCACACATCCTTCAACACGATTTCCGCCAGCGCGACTGAGGACGATTCCGTTCCCTCCGATGCGACTCAGGTCGGTAACGCTCAGGGCTCGCGCATAGTCGGCGCGAAAGCGGGTGATAACGAGCCCACGAATGAAACTGTTGCCACCGGTGATGGTCAGTCCGTTGGCGACGCCCGCCGCGCTCCCATCAATCTCCACATAGCCTGCCGGCTGTGTCGAACCATCAATGGTCACAGCTTCCGTGATCTCCGGAAGCGGTGACTGTGGGGTGATTAGTGGGACACCTGTTGTGGGGATGTCAAAGACGATAACATCAGGCCCCGGCGAGCTGTTTGCATCCAGGATGGCCTGCCGCAAGGAGCCCGGTCCTCCATCACCCGTATGGGTCACTACAAACGTCCGCGCCACCGCGCTCATCATCAGCCAGGGTGAAACCGAATTCCACGGCAGTATCACCAAATCACTCTGGCCATCCGCGTTCAACTGCTCGGCCAGCAGGTCTGAGACCCCTCCCGCGACATCTAACGAGTCCACATCGGCTTGAAGGGACCAAAACCCAGAAGTACCCGCTCGCGTCCCTTTGCTCGTGAAGAGAAAAAGCCGATCGGAACCGGAGCGCGCGACGATCAGATCGTCCAGATGTTGACCCGTCATCCGAATGGGAACCATCCGGACTTTCTCGCCATTCACGTGACGACTGCCCGCTACCGTCGCGGCTTCATCCAGTGGAAGCGGAACAGAAACCCGCTCGGAGTCCCTCACGATATGAAGCACGCCGGTTTCGTCAAGGAGAGCAATCTCATGGCGAAATTCGCCGTCCGCGAGGAAGTCGCCGACAGCAACGGCGATCAATCGGGCAGGAAAGGATCGCCGTGCGATTCTCGGCTCTGCTTCAAGAGCTGGCTCACAGGAGCCGGCAAAAGAGGTGTCCTCACGACCAAGAATGATCACAGCCTCTGCGCCGACTGTGAGGACGATGTCAATGGGGTACCGGTCGTCCACCTGACCGATAGTAATGGCGGAGATCTCCTCCGGCATCGCGAAACTTTTAGGACAGGCGGCAAGGAACCCGTCGGGTCCCTCAAAAATCAGCAATTGATGGCCGTCCGGGCGAGTAACACCAACAACGAGATCAGAGATTCCGTCTCTTCGGTTCACATCTCCCACAGCCAGTTCGGTCAGTTCACCCGGAAGCATGAGCTGGCGAACGTCACTGAACCCTCCCCGACCATCTCCCTTGAGCAGGAGGATGGCGCGATTCCCTCTTTCTGCTGCAACAAGATCGAGGTGCCCGTCGGCATCCCCATCAACGGCAGCGAGAACCTCCGGGATGATTGACACGGGATAGACGTGCGCGCGGCTGTCGAAGGGAACCGCCTCTTGTGGGCGAACCGATTCGGGCGAGCGAGCATGACGTGATATGCGGTTACCTCTCGATTCAATGAGGGAGAGATCAGGCATTCGAATCAGACTCGCCCGTCCTCGATGAAAGGTGATGATTCCTCCCTGAGGGGCAAGGTAAGAAAGAGCGAGATCACTCCGGCCATCTTCATCGAAATCCCCGGAGGCAAGGCTCAGCGGAAGGACTAATTGTGCATGTAGCACCCTGGCCAATCCAGGATTGTTGACGACTTCTATCGGCAGATGCACAGCTTCAGCCAGGATCAGATTTTTCCGGCGCAGGATCAACGACTTCTCCTGGCCAAATGTGCCACCCCCCTTCCAAAGCTGCGCCTTAACCGGGCTGGCGCTCCTGCTCAAGCCAGGCGACAGAGGAGGAGCGGTCTCCATCCCCGCAGCCACCACAACGCCCAGGAGAATCATACAAGAGGCTACATCACCAATCTTTCTCAGCATCGGCTCCGCCCCCATCGGAATGGCGTCTCAGCTCCTCGATATCAAAAAGCCAATCGTGATTTTTAAGAGCGGTCAACAGATCTTTGCATCGCACGTCCCGCAAGATTATATCTGCCTTTCTCGCCCGATCAAGGTGAAACGAACTGTGAGCGGAGGTAATCTCCAGGGTAACGAATAAGGCGAACCGCCAGGGCGAACCAGAGACTGTGCAACAAACAGTTAGACGCGGCTGTCCACGCCCCGTACCCTCGGAGCGCCCGTATCTTGAGGCGAGAGGCGCTTCGGAAGCGCGCGCTTTCCAAAGCACCTCACTTGCGGACCGGTTTAAAGAGAAAGAAGCACATCGAGCAGGAGGCGCTCTTCGTCTGGCTGTACGGTGCGGAGATCGAGGACCAAACGGTCATCTTCGATTCGTGCGATGACGGGCGGCTGCGCATCCCGCAGTTTTTTCTCCAGCTCGTTGGCCGAGAGATCATCTCGGTGAACGGCGATGAGGGTCGTCTCCAGACGAGCTTCCGGCGCTGACCCACCACCGGTGACGGAATACCCGGGCCGAAGCGAGAAGTTCCAGCGAGAATCGGCCAGCCGTCGCGCCCGTTGCACGAACCGTTGGGCACGTCGCCGGAGAACTGCTGGCGACAAAGTGACCATCCTCAGAACCGGGATCTGTTGTTCGGGTGACGCCCGGAGGTAGCCTCGTAATGTCGCCTCAAGGGCCGCGAAGGTCAACTTATCCGGTCGGACGGCACGCATCAACGGGTTTCGCTTGATCTTCTCGATGAGCGATGCCCGCCCAACGATGATGCCGGCCTGGGGACCGCCAAGGAGCTTATCTCCACTGAACGAGCATAGATCAACCCCTCGGGACAAAGAGTGTGCAACCGTTGGTTCGTCGGCAATCCCCCACCGAGACAGGTCAATGAGGCAGCCGCTCCCGAGGTCCTCAAAACAGGGGAGTCCACACTCGTGTGCGAGAGCAACGAGATCTGACAAATCCGGTTGTTCCGTGAAGCCCACAATGCGAAAATTGCTCCGATGAACGCGAAGGATCAATCGCGTTCGTTCGGAGATCGCCCGCCGATAATCCGATAGGCGCGTGCGGTTGGTCGTTCCCACTTCCCGCAAAATAGCTCCCGACTTCTCCATGATCTCGGGAAGGCGAAAAGACCCTCCAATCTCGACCAGTTCGCCCCGCGAGACGATGACCTCTCCTCCTTCGGCCAGGGTATTGAGGACGAGGAAAACGGCAGCGGCATTGTTATTGACAACGACGGCCCCTTCGACACCGAGAAGCCGACGAAGGATCTCCTGGCAGTGTACCTCACGACTGCCCCGGCGTCCCTGCTCCAGATCATACTCCAGATTGGAATAGTGCATCCCGATCTCTTCCAGGGCGGCGAGGGCATCCGCCGAAAGAGGAGCCCGACCTAAATTAGTGTGGATAATCACGCCGGTGGCATTG
The genomic region above belongs to Blastocatellia bacterium and contains:
- the selA gene encoding L-seryl-tRNA(Sec) selenium transferase, with the translated sequence MVRTEILRAIPSIDAVLRWPAIQEFVSRIGPGLVTQAVQGVVEEVRQEVRAGRAFSTPEDLHREIESRVIRVCRKIQSPSLRRVINATGVIIHTNLGRAPLSADALAALEEIGMHYSNLEYDLEQGRRGSREVHCQEILRRLLGVEGAVVVNNNAAAVFLVLNTLAEGGEVIVSRGELVEIGGSFRLPEIMEKSGAILREVGTTNRTRLSDYRRAISERTRLILRVHRSNFRIVGFTEQPDLSDLVALAHECGLPCFEDLGSGCLIDLSRWGIADEPTVAHSLSRGVDLCSFSGDKLLGGPQAGIIVGRASLIEKIKRNPLMRAVRPDKLTFAALEATLRGYLRASPEQQIPVLRMVTLSPAVLRRRAQRFVQRARRLADSRWNFSLRPGYSVTGGGSAPEARLETTLIAVHRDDLSANELEKKLRDAQPPVIARIEDDRLVLDLRTVQPDEERLLLDVLLSL